The following are encoded together in the Thalassolituus oleivorans MIL-1 genome:
- the ccoG gene encoding cytochrome c oxidase accessory protein CcoG, protein MVFHSEVACSRVKRMTNIPLYNLDSPKHIANGTIHVRLVSGLFQRLRYLVSAPLVTLFVVMAWVQYDGKQAIQFSLAEHQLRVFAWSLSWNDLPLLAGLLIVAALILFVMAMTIGRAWCGFACPQSIWSWMFIRIEDFTEGNSRKRARKQPLTFNRMIRKLTKHGLWIIVSAVTAFSFSAYFFPSRELLHGLLTFTLPVDVAGWLLIMFGLTYLNAGYVREKICLHACPYARFQSVMFDRDTYTVSYDVERGEPRNKSKALGIKGDCVDCTLCVQVCPVGIDIRNGLQAACIDCGACIDACDSVMRHLGKPKGLIRFASDNILTASKARFWRPRLFAYSAVTAVCIVIITIGFVNKTDLLFNVQRDRNELYVLQADDRLCNSYQVKIESFVHDLDSVEITVNGLNQATVEGATNLSALSDNAQWQLIKVCTKEDLPYRTKINFVATSGEKSWRQISTFIAPST, encoded by the coding sequence ATGGTGTTTCATAGCGAGGTGGCCTGCAGCAGAGTAAAACGTATGACTAACATTCCTCTTTATAATCTTGATAGCCCCAAGCATATTGCGAATGGGACTATTCATGTACGGCTGGTATCTGGATTATTTCAGCGTCTGCGCTACTTAGTGTCAGCTCCATTAGTGACACTATTTGTCGTCATGGCTTGGGTTCAATACGACGGCAAACAGGCCATTCAGTTTTCGTTAGCAGAGCATCAATTACGAGTGTTTGCTTGGAGCCTTTCGTGGAACGATTTGCCTTTGCTGGCAGGGCTATTGATCGTCGCGGCACTAATATTGTTTGTAATGGCAATGACGATTGGTCGCGCTTGGTGTGGTTTTGCATGTCCACAAAGTATCTGGAGCTGGATGTTTATTCGGATTGAAGATTTTACTGAAGGTAATTCGCGTAAGCGGGCAAGAAAACAACCGTTAACATTCAATCGCATGATCAGAAAGCTAACCAAACATGGCTTATGGATAATTGTTTCTGCTGTAACCGCCTTTAGTTTTTCAGCCTATTTTTTTCCTAGTCGAGAGTTATTGCATGGGCTATTAACGTTTACGCTGCCAGTTGATGTCGCCGGATGGTTATTAATCATGTTCGGCTTAACATACTTAAATGCAGGTTATGTGCGCGAGAAAATATGCCTTCATGCTTGTCCTTACGCACGTTTCCAAAGTGTTATGTTTGATCGCGATACCTATACTGTTAGCTATGATGTCGAGCGAGGAGAGCCTAGAAACAAAAGTAAGGCTCTAGGCATAAAAGGGGACTGCGTAGATTGCACTTTATGTGTTCAGGTTTGCCCCGTTGGTATTGATATCCGCAATGGTTTACAAGCGGCGTGCATTGATTGCGGAGCATGCATCGACGCATGTGACAGTGTCATGCGTCACTTAGGTAAACCGAAAGGACTTATCCGATTTGCATCAGATAATATACTTACTGCTAGTAAAGCACGCTTCTGGCGTCCACGTTTATTTGCTTATTCAGCGGTTACTGCTGTGTGCATCGTCATCATAACGATAGGTTTTGTGAATAAAACCGATCTTCTATTCAATGTTCAGCGGGATAGAAATGAATTATATGTACTTCAAGCTGATGATAGATTGTGTAATTCATATCAGGTCAAAATAGAATCGTTTGTTCATGATTTAGATTCAGTAGAAATTACTGTAAATGGCTTAAACCAAGCGACGGTTGAGGGGGCCACCAATTTATCGGCACTAAGTGATAATGCACAGTGGCAACTGATAAAAGTGTGCACAAAGGAAGATCTGCCCTACCGGACAAAAATAAATTTTGTAGCGACGAGTGGAGAAAAATCCTGGCGACAGATCTCCACGTTTATTGCGCCTTCAACGTAA
- a CDS encoding bifunctional protein-serine/threonine kinase/phosphatase, translating to MERCLKVTVGQCSDKGIKDLNQDFHGVAIPQEPQLSSKGIVIALADGISSSTVSQIASAAAINGFLSDYYCTSETWSVKQSAQRVLYATNSWLHSQTRQSQYRYDKDKGYVCTFSCLIIKSNTAHVFHVGDTRVYRLHDTSMEQLTNDHRLWISEDKSYLSRALGIDQQLDIDYQTFAVSKGEIYMLATDGVHEFVSANDIIASIKQSGDNLDLAAQTIVDKALANKSDDNLTIQILRIDDLPDQGLNEVQLQITDLPFPPELDARMEFDGYEIIRGLHSTSRSHVFLAKDIESDQRVILKIPSIDLRNDPAYLERFLMEEWIAKRIDSAHVLKPIANARQRQFLYVAMEFIEGKNLAQWMRDNPKPNLDDVRDIVEQIAKGLRAFHRLEMLHQDLKPDNIMIDQSGTVKIIDFGATLVAGLEEMESAIDQPLILGTAQYSAPEYFLGENGSIYSDQFSLGVITYQMLTGKLPYGSNIAKARSKTAQNKLKYQSLISDDCEIPAWIDDAIRKAVYVNPYKRYEDLSEFVYDLRHPSKTFLTKTKPPLLERNPVVFWQSVSIILLIAVFILLYQNN from the coding sequence ATGGAAAGATGCCTGAAAGTAACCGTTGGACAATGCTCAGATAAGGGCATTAAAGATCTCAATCAAGACTTTCATGGCGTTGCTATTCCGCAAGAACCCCAGCTTAGCTCTAAAGGCATTGTCATCGCTCTTGCTGATGGCATTAGCAGTAGCACCGTCAGCCAAATAGCAAGCGCGGCAGCTATTAATGGTTTCTTAAGTGATTATTACTGTACTTCCGAAACTTGGTCGGTAAAGCAGTCCGCACAGCGTGTTTTATACGCCACAAACTCATGGCTGCACTCACAAACGCGTCAAAGTCAATATCGTTACGATAAAGACAAGGGCTACGTCTGCACTTTTAGTTGTTTAATAATCAAGTCCAATACAGCACATGTTTTTCATGTTGGCGATACGCGCGTCTACCGCTTGCATGATACATCCATGGAGCAACTCACTAACGATCATCGCCTGTGGATATCGGAAGACAAAAGTTATTTAAGTCGCGCGCTTGGCATTGATCAACAACTGGATATCGACTACCAAACCTTTGCCGTAAGCAAAGGCGAAATTTATATGTTAGCTACCGACGGAGTGCATGAATTCGTCAGTGCCAATGATATTATTGCCAGCATAAAACAGAGTGGCGACAACTTAGACTTAGCCGCTCAAACAATTGTCGATAAAGCTCTTGCCAACAAGAGTGATGACAACCTCACGATTCAGATATTACGCATCGACGACTTGCCTGATCAAGGTCTCAACGAGGTTCAACTACAAATTACCGACTTACCTTTCCCGCCAGAGCTGGATGCTCGCATGGAATTCGATGGCTACGAAATTATTCGTGGTTTGCATTCTACGAGTCGCAGTCATGTATTTCTGGCTAAAGATATTGAATCTGACCAACGCGTGATTCTTAAAATTCCTTCAATTGATTTACGTAACGACCCCGCCTATTTAGAACGTTTTTTGATGGAAGAATGGATTGCTAAGCGAATAGACAGTGCTCATGTACTAAAGCCTATAGCCAATGCCCGCCAACGACAGTTTTTATATGTAGCAATGGAATTTATTGAAGGTAAGAATCTTGCCCAATGGATGCGTGACAACCCAAAGCCGAACCTAGATGACGTGCGCGACATTGTTGAGCAAATAGCTAAAGGACTGCGAGCATTCCATCGTTTAGAAATGCTGCACCAAGATTTAAAGCCCGATAACATCATGATTGACCAAAGCGGTACGGTGAAGATCATCGACTTTGGTGCCACCTTAGTCGCTGGCTTAGAAGAGATGGAAAGCGCTATCGATCAGCCATTGATCTTAGGCACTGCACAATACAGCGCACCAGAATATTTTTTAGGTGAGAACGGCAGCATCTATTCCGATCAGTTTTCATTAGGTGTGATCACCTATCAGATGCTAACAGGCAAGTTACCTTATGGTTCGAATATCGCTAAAGCTAGAAGTAAAACAGCACAAAACAAACTAAAGTATCAATCACTGATTAGCGATGACTGCGAAATTCCTGCATGGATTGACGATGCTATTCGCAAGGCCGTATACGTCAATCCTTACAAGCGCTATGAGGATTTATCTGAGTTTGTTTACGATTTACGCCATCCCAGTAAAACCTTTTTAACTAAAACAAAACCGCCCTTACTGGAGAGAAACCCAGTCGTATTTTGGCAATCGGTCTCGATCATATTACTGATCGCAGTATTTATACTACTGTATCAAAATAACTAA